A genome region from Mycobacterium florentinum includes the following:
- a CDS encoding acyl-CoA dehydrogenase family protein encodes MGSAIKYQRTLFEPEHDLFRESYRAFLERHVAPYHDEWEKAKIVDRGVWLEAGKQGFLGMAVPEEYGGGGNPDFRYNTIITEETTAGRYSGIGFGLHNDIIAPYLLELANEEQKQRWLPKFCTGEIITAIAMTEPGTGSDLQGIKTRAVKQGDHYVLNGAKTFITNGINSDLVIVVAQTDPDKGSQGFSLLVVERGMEGFERGRHLDKIGLDAQDTAELSFTDVKVPAENLLGEEGKGFIYLMQNLPQERINIAVMAAAAMEQVLEQTLQYTKERKAFGKPIGSFQNSRFVLAELATEATVVRIMVDEFLRLHLDKKLTAEQAAMAKWYSTEKQVHLIDRCLQLHGGYGYMREYPVARSYLDARVQTIYGGTTEIMKEIVGRSLGV; translated from the coding sequence ATGGGCAGTGCAATCAAGTACCAGCGCACACTGTTTGAACCCGAGCACGACCTGTTCCGCGAGTCCTACCGGGCCTTTCTCGAGCGCCATGTCGCGCCGTACCACGACGAGTGGGAGAAGGCGAAAATCGTCGACCGCGGTGTCTGGCTCGAGGCCGGCAAGCAGGGATTCCTCGGCATGGCGGTGCCCGAAGAGTATGGCGGCGGCGGCAATCCCGACTTCCGGTACAACACGATCATCACCGAGGAAACCACCGCCGGGCGATACAGCGGGATCGGCTTCGGACTGCACAACGACATCATCGCGCCGTATTTGCTGGAGCTGGCCAACGAAGAGCAGAAGCAACGCTGGTTGCCGAAGTTCTGCACCGGGGAAATCATCACCGCAATCGCGATGACCGAGCCGGGAACCGGCAGCGATCTGCAGGGCATCAAGACCCGGGCGGTCAAACAGGGCGACCACTATGTGCTCAACGGCGCAAAGACGTTCATCACCAACGGAATCAATTCCGACCTGGTGATCGTCGTTGCGCAGACTGATCCGGACAAGGGCTCACAAGGCTTTTCGCTGCTGGTCGTCGAACGCGGCATGGAAGGCTTTGAGCGCGGCCGGCATCTGGACAAGATCGGACTCGACGCGCAGGACACGGCGGAGTTGTCGTTCACCGACGTCAAGGTTCCCGCCGAAAACCTGCTCGGCGAGGAGGGCAAGGGCTTCATCTACCTGATGCAGAACCTGCCGCAGGAGCGGATCAACATCGCGGTCATGGCGGCCGCCGCGATGGAGCAGGTGCTCGAACAGACACTGCAATACACCAAGGAGCGCAAAGCCTTTGGCAAGCCGATCGGCAGTTTCCAGAACAGCCGCTTCGTGCTGGCCGAACTGGCGACCGAGGCCACCGTGGTGCGCATCATGGTCGACGAGTTCCTGCGGCTGCATCTGGACAAGAAGCTGACGGCCGAGCAGGCGGCGATGGCCAAGTGGTACTCCACCGAAAAGCAGGTGCACCTGATCGACCGGTGTCTGCAGCTGCACGGCGGCTATGGCTACATGCGCGAATACCCAGTCGCTCGTTCCTATCTCGACGCCCGGGTGCAGACGATCTATGGCGGCACAACCGAGATCATGAAAGAGATCGTCGGGCGCAGCCTCGGGGTCTAG
- the miaA gene encoding tRNA (adenosine(37)-N6)-dimethylallyltransferase MiaA produces the protein MRPLAIIGPTGTGKSQLALDVVEQLSGEVGAEIVNADAMQFYRGMDIGTAKLPVDGRRGIPHHQLDVLDVTQTATVARYQRAAAAEIEAIAARGAVPVIVGGSMLYVQSLLDDWTFPATDPAVRARWEQRLAEVGVGMLHAELARRDPAAAAAILPTDGRRTVRALEVVELTGRPFAASAPRIGAPRWGTAIVGLDCDTTILDERLARRTDTMFALGLVDEVRALLLEGLRDGVTASRALGYAQVLAALDSDDPEALRDAQQLTFVGTRRYVRRQRSWFRRDHRVHWVDAAGTGLVEQACRVWRQVP, from the coding sequence ATGAGACCCCTGGCGATCATCGGCCCCACCGGGACCGGCAAGTCGCAGCTGGCCCTCGACGTCGTCGAGCAACTCAGCGGCGAGGTGGGCGCCGAAATCGTCAACGCCGACGCCATGCAGTTCTACCGCGGCATGGACATCGGCACCGCCAAGCTGCCCGTCGACGGGCGCCGCGGCATCCCGCATCACCAGCTCGACGTCCTGGACGTCACCCAGACCGCGACCGTTGCCCGCTATCAGCGAGCCGCCGCCGCGGAGATCGAGGCGATCGCGGCGCGCGGCGCGGTGCCGGTCATCGTGGGCGGTTCGATGCTCTACGTCCAGTCGCTGCTCGACGACTGGACGTTCCCCGCGACCGATCCCGCGGTACGGGCGCGCTGGGAACAGCGCCTCGCCGAGGTCGGGGTGGGGATGCTGCACGCCGAGCTGGCCCGCCGCGACCCGGCCGCCGCCGCGGCGATCCTGCCCACCGATGGCCGCCGCACGGTGCGCGCACTCGAGGTCGTCGAGCTCACCGGCCGGCCGTTCGCCGCGTCCGCGCCGCGCATCGGTGCTCCGCGGTGGGGCACCGCGATCGTCGGATTAGACTGTGACACAACCATTCTCGATGAGAGATTGGCCCGCCGCACCGACACCATGTTTGCCCTCGGCTTGGTCGACGAGGTGCGCGCGCTGCTGCTCGAGGGTCTGCGCGACGGCGTCACCGCGTCGCGCGCGCTGGGCTACGCGCAGGTGCTTGCCGCCCTCGATTCCGACGACCCCGAAGCCCTGCGCGACGCGCAGCAGCTGACGTTCGTCGGCACCCGGCGCTACGTGCGACGGCAGCGGTCGTGGTTTCGCCGCGACCACCGGGTGCACTGGGTCGACGCAGCGGGTACCGGTTTGGTCGAGCAGGCTTGCCGGGTGTGGCGGCAAGTACCCTGA
- the hflX gene encoding GTPase HflX, with protein MTHPETPYHDRPAGHSASEPSVGELALEDRSALRRVVGLSTELADVSEVEYRQLRLERVVLVGVWTEGSAADNQASLAELAALAETAGSQVLEGLIQRRDKPDPSTYIGSGKAQELREVVVATGADTVICDGELSPAQLTALEKAVKVKVIDRTALILDIFAQHATSREGKAQVSLAQMEYMLPRLRGWGESMSRQAGGRAGGSGGGVGLRGPGETKIETDRRRIRERMSKLRREIKDMKQARDTQRSRRLHSDMPSVAIVGYTNAGKSSLLNALTGAGVLVQDALFATLEPTTRRAEFDDGRPFVLTDTVGFVRHLPTQLVEAFRSTLEEVVDADLLVHVVDGSDVNPFAQINAVRQVISEVISDHNGEPPPELLVVNKIDAAGDLMLAKLRHGLPGAVFVSAHTGDGIDALRRRMAELAAPTDAAVDVVIPYDRGDLVARVHADGRVQQAEHNPEGTRIKARVPVALAASLRQFGAAGDEVS; from the coding sequence ATGACACACCCCGAAACCCCGTACCACGATCGGCCGGCCGGCCATTCCGCGTCCGAGCCCAGCGTCGGTGAACTCGCTCTCGAAGACCGCTCGGCACTGCGCCGCGTCGTCGGGCTGTCCACCGAACTCGCCGACGTCTCCGAGGTCGAGTACCGGCAGCTACGACTGGAACGTGTCGTGCTGGTGGGGGTGTGGACCGAGGGCAGCGCGGCCGACAACCAGGCCAGCCTGGCCGAACTGGCAGCCCTGGCCGAAACCGCGGGCTCGCAGGTGCTCGAAGGCCTCATCCAGCGCCGCGACAAGCCCGACCCGTCGACCTACATCGGCTCGGGCAAGGCCCAGGAGTTGCGGGAAGTGGTCGTGGCCACCGGCGCCGACACCGTGATCTGTGATGGCGAGCTGTCTCCGGCGCAGCTGACCGCGCTGGAGAAGGCCGTCAAGGTCAAGGTCATCGACCGTACCGCGCTGATTCTGGACATCTTCGCCCAGCACGCCACCAGCCGCGAGGGCAAGGCGCAGGTGTCGCTGGCTCAGATGGAGTACATGCTGCCGCGGCTGCGCGGCTGGGGTGAGTCGATGTCCCGGCAGGCCGGTGGCCGCGCCGGCGGCAGCGGCGGCGGGGTGGGCCTGCGTGGTCCCGGTGAGACCAAGATCGAAACCGACCGGCGCCGTATCCGCGAGCGGATGTCCAAGCTGCGCCGCGAGATCAAGGACATGAAGCAGGCCCGCGACACCCAGCGCAGTCGCCGTCTGCACAGCGATATGCCGTCGGTCGCGATCGTCGGCTACACCAACGCCGGCAAGTCCAGCCTGCTCAACGCGCTCACCGGAGCCGGGGTGCTGGTGCAGGACGCGCTGTTCGCCACCCTGGAGCCCACCACCCGGCGTGCCGAATTCGACGACGGACGCCCGTTCGTGCTCACCGACACCGTCGGGTTCGTGCGGCACCTGCCCACCCAGCTGGTCGAGGCATTCCGATCGACGCTGGAGGAGGTCGTCGACGCCGATCTGCTGGTGCATGTTGTGGACGGCTCCGACGTCAACCCGTTCGCCCAGATCAATGCGGTGCGTCAGGTGATCTCCGAAGTGATCTCCGACCACAACGGGGAGCCCCCGCCGGAGTTACTGGTGGTGAACAAGATCGACGCGGCCGGCGATCTGATGCTGGCCAAGCTGCGGCACGGGCTGCCCGGCGCGGTGTTCGTCTCCGCGCACACCGGTGACGGCATCGACGCGTTGCGCCGCCGGATGGCCGAACTGGCCGCTCCCACCGACGCCGCCGTCGACGTGGTGATCCCCTACGACCGCGGCGACCTGGTGGCCCGCGTGCACGCCGACGGCCGGGTCCAGCAGGCCGAGCACAACCCCGAAGGGACGCGGATCAAGGCCCGGGTCCCGGTGGCGCTGGCTGCCAGTCTGCGGCAATTCGGCGCCGCGGGCGACGAGGTCTCCTAA
- a CDS encoding DMT family transporter: protein MEKIDIAVVLALLAAFASALGNVVRQRSAQEITDKPVGHLELFRMSVRDGKWWLGAGGAIANYALQAAALTMGSVMLVTSLQVTALLFALPIYAHMTRRSVTRWEWTWALLLAAALAVVVVVGDPDPGASRGSVQTWMVVALVMGPALVFCLWGARKWPGSVAAVLLAIVAGSSLALFAVLTKAVVVIVGDGVGALLTAPEFYAWIAAALAGMIFQQSSFRAGSLTASLPTSVVAKPVVGSILGIAVLGEYLDCNGTAEVVLAVGVVVVVVATVALARGEAATMSSSFTEKLAKKALRRSGEVRLAEAECSH, encoded by the coding sequence ATGGAGAAAATAGATATCGCGGTTGTTCTCGCCCTGCTCGCCGCGTTCGCGTCGGCACTGGGGAATGTCGTGCGTCAGCGTTCGGCGCAGGAGATCACCGACAAGCCGGTGGGCCACCTCGAGCTCTTCCGGATGTCGGTGCGCGACGGTAAGTGGTGGCTCGGGGCCGGCGGAGCCATCGCCAATTACGCGCTGCAGGCCGCCGCGCTGACCATGGGTTCCGTGATGCTGGTGACGTCGCTGCAGGTGACGGCCCTGTTGTTCGCGCTGCCGATCTACGCGCACATGACCCGGCGCTCGGTCACCCGCTGGGAATGGACGTGGGCGCTGCTGCTGGCCGCCGCGCTGGCCGTGGTGGTCGTCGTCGGCGATCCGGATCCCGGTGCCTCGCGCGGCTCGGTGCAGACGTGGATGGTGGTGGCCCTGGTGATGGGCCCCGCGCTGGTGTTCTGCCTGTGGGGCGCGCGCAAGTGGCCCGGCTCGGTGGCCGCGGTGCTGCTGGCCATCGTCGCCGGTTCGTCCTTGGCGCTGTTCGCGGTGCTGACCAAGGCCGTGGTGGTGATCGTCGGGGACGGCGTCGGTGCGCTGTTGACGGCGCCCGAGTTCTACGCGTGGATCGCCGCCGCGCTGGCGGGCATGATCTTCCAGCAATCGTCGTTCCGGGCCGGTTCGCTGACCGCCTCACTGCCGACCTCGGTGGTGGCCAAGCCGGTCGTCGGTTCGATCCTGGGCATAGCCGTGCTCGGCGAGTACCTGGACTGCAACGGGACGGCGGAGGTCGTGCTCGCGGTCGGTGTCGTGGTGGTGGTCGTCGCGACCGTGGCACTGGCCCGCGGTGAGGCCGCGACCATGTCGAGCAGTTTCACCGAGAAGCTGGCGAAAAAGGCACTGCGCCGATCGGGCGAGGTCCGGCTCGCCGAGGCGGAGTGCAGCCACTGA
- a CDS encoding class III extradiol ring-cleavage dioxygenase family protein has protein sequence MLSAIAIVPSTPMLVPELAGAAAAEVADLVTAVMAAAALLPSRWVVIGTGGADEVLGPNGIGSFAGYGADVRVYLSPPGADEPAGAVADFPLCALIAGWLRGQARPEAGAQVRVYRDGHDVDAALSIGRRLRAEIDAEPDPVGVLVVADGANTLTPGAPGGHDPASPDAQLALDDALANGDGAALARLPEPILGRVAFQVLAGLAEPGPRSAKELYRGAPYGVGYFAGAWQP, from the coding sequence GTGCTGAGCGCCATCGCGATCGTTCCCTCCACACCGATGCTCGTCCCGGAGCTCGCCGGGGCAGCGGCCGCCGAGGTGGCCGACCTGGTTACGGCGGTGATGGCGGCGGCGGCGCTGCTGCCGTCGCGGTGGGTGGTCATCGGAACGGGCGGTGCCGACGAAGTGCTGGGCCCCAACGGGATCGGCAGCTTCGCGGGCTACGGCGCCGACGTGCGTGTTTACCTCTCGCCACCGGGAGCCGACGAGCCCGCCGGGGCCGTGGCCGACTTCCCGCTCTGCGCGCTGATCGCCGGCTGGCTGCGCGGCCAGGCCCGGCCCGAGGCCGGCGCGCAGGTTCGGGTCTATCGCGACGGCCACGACGTCGACGCCGCGCTGAGCATCGGCAGGCGGCTGCGCGCCGAGATCGACGCCGAGCCCGATCCGGTCGGCGTGCTGGTCGTCGCCGACGGCGCGAACACCCTGACGCCGGGCGCGCCCGGCGGCCATGACCCCGCCAGCCCCGATGCCCAACTGGCTCTCGACGACGCCCTGGCCAACGGCGACGGCGCCGCGCTGGCCCGGCTGCCGGAGCCGATCCTCGGGCGGGTCGCTTTCCAGGTGCTGGCCGGGCTGGCCGAGCCGGGTCCGCGTTCGGCCAAGGAGCTGTACCGGGGAGCGCCCTACGGTGTGGGGTACTTCGCCGGAGCCTGGCAGCCATGA
- the dapF gene encoding diaminopimelate epimerase: MIFAKGHGTQNDFVLLPDLDAELSLTAARVAALCDRRRGLGADGVLRITTAGAALEARVLDRLPDGVGADDWYMDYRNADGSTAQMCGNGVRVFAHYLRASGLEARGEFVVGSLAGPRLVTLHHADPTHADVTVDMGKANRLGAGEAVVGGRRLRGLAIDVGNPHLACVDPELTGDGLAALDVAAPVQFDRAQFPEGVNVEVLTAAADGVVQMRVHERGVGETRSCGTGTVAAAVAALADAGDDTGTLTVRVPGGDVVVTITDATSYLRGPSVLLARGLVSEDWWSAQ, translated from the coding sequence ATGATCTTTGCCAAGGGCCACGGCACCCAGAACGACTTCGTGCTGCTGCCCGACCTCGACGCCGAACTGTCGCTGACCGCGGCGCGGGTGGCCGCGCTGTGCGACCGCCGCCGCGGATTGGGTGCCGACGGGGTGCTGCGGATCACCACCGCCGGTGCCGCGCTGGAGGCCCGGGTGCTCGATCGGCTGCCCGACGGCGTCGGCGCGGACGACTGGTACATGGACTATCGCAACGCCGACGGCTCGACCGCGCAGATGTGCGGCAACGGCGTGCGGGTGTTCGCGCACTACCTGCGGGCCAGCGGCCTGGAGGCCCGCGGCGAGTTCGTCGTCGGATCGCTGGCCGGGCCGCGGCTGGTCACCCTGCACCACGCCGACCCCACCCATGCCGACGTCACCGTCGACATGGGCAAGGCCAACCGGCTGGGAGCGGGGGAGGCCGTCGTCGGCGGCAGGCGACTGCGCGGGCTGGCCATCGACGTGGGCAATCCGCACCTGGCCTGCGTCGACCCGGAGCTGACCGGCGACGGGCTCGCCGCGCTGGATGTCGCCGCGCCGGTGCAGTTCGACCGGGCGCAGTTCCCGGAAGGGGTCAACGTCGAAGTGCTGACCGCGGCCGCCGACGGCGTGGTGCAGATGCGGGTCCACGAGCGCGGGGTGGGCGAAACCCGTTCGTGCGGAACCGGAACGGTCGCGGCGGCGGTGGCCGCGCTGGCCGACGCCGGGGACGACACCGGGACGCTGACCGTGCGCGTGCCCGGCGGTGACGTCGTCGTCACCATCACCGACGCCACCAGCTATCTGCGCGGGCCGTCGGTGCTGTTGGCGCGTGGCCTAGTGAGCGAGGATTGGTGGAGCGCCCAATAA